In Ornithodoros turicata isolate Travis chromosome 1, ASM3712646v1, whole genome shotgun sequence, the DNA window atgggaagagcgtgtctaatttagtcaaattaatgttaactgacagggatattcaggagctatcccatcggaaaaaatagccgaacatcatgctctatgcAGGTCGcgcagaatagcgcacgatgaatttttcagcgcaatctttgtcagtccgacgaaaggaggttggaaacccagccctccccgacatcgcagaaagagataaaacaggaacagcttatcacgtccgacttttgctgggataatgctttccctctcccaattttaggaactgttactttttctactatcactctgtgggctggcttccgaacctcctttcgtcgcatcgagagcgattgcgctcaaaaagtcatcgcgcgctatggtccggtgctccgaaaagcatgatattcggctattttttccgatggggtaGCTCGTGAATaccactgtgaattatcatgaatttgagtgaattccgcacgctcttcatattggtggggtaaaaaagtgacttttgcttggcaaatttccgagttcagttcgcaaatatttacataattaaacttggagtacatgacattcacattaggtggtggcaaaaacctaatatgaacaaatgctgttgaccacaTCATTTTAGgtgacgtagtttttttattataattcaatgacacgttttctgggacaccctgtacgcAAAGACGAAGGGCAAGCCCCGAGTGACGGTGTCGATGAAACGCTGGAAAGTCTGTGCAGCATTCCGGAGCCCAAAAGGCATGCGAATGAATTCAAAGAGCCCAAATGGGGTGGTGAttgcagtcttcgggatgtcacaTGGCGCTACAGGGATTTGATGATAGGCTTTAGTTAGGTCGATTTTCGAGAACATCTTCATGCCGTGCAGGTTAGCGGTAAAATCTTGGAGCCTACGTAATGGGTAGCGGTCGGGCTTGGTGACTAGGTTGAGGGCGCGGTAGTCTCCGCACGGTCTCCAGTCTCCCGTCTTTTTAGGCACCATGTGGAGTGCTGAAGACCAACTGGTGGAGGATGGACGGGCGATACCGATGTCCAACATGCGCTGGAACTCCGCTTTGGCTATCTTCAGTTTCTCGGGTGATAGCTGGCGAGAACGGGAGAAAACCGGTGGGCCCGTGGTTTCGATGAAGTGAACAACATCGTGCTTGACCGATTTCGTCCAGTCAGGAGGTTGTGTGAGTGTGGGGAACTGGCGCAGGAGCTCCGAGATTGGCAACGAAGTTGGTGGAAGGGAAGTTCCACTGACGCCAGCAGCAAGGTGGGGAGCGGCAGGGATTGCGTGGGCCGATAGCCTGGTCTGGGTATCGACCAGAAGGCGTCGTGAGACATCTACGGAGACATCTACGAAATGGTGCAACAAGTCTGCTCCGAGTATAGCGTGAGAGACGGCGGCAACGCGAAACACCCAAGTAAACACTTTTCGCAGGCCAAGATTAAGGGTGAGCAGCTTCTCATGGTAGGCTGGTATGGCGCTGTTGTTCACAGCCATAAGGTGATAGATTGCGTTTCCGCGCCGGTCGCTCGATGAGGCAGGTAGAACGCTGATGGCAGCTCCAGTGTCCACGAGGAAACGAGTCTTGCTGGAGCGGTCCACAACAAAGAAAAGGCGACTTGTGGCGGGAGAAGGGAAAGCGGTGGTCGCCGTCATCGGTTCCCGGGGGCGTTTCCCGACCAACCACATGGATGCGTGCATCGCATGGTGGCCTGACCGAAGCGTTCGTGGTACGAGCAGGGTGGTGGGTTATCAGCTGGAGAAACGCTGCGGTGGGAGTAACGCCGTGGGGAACGGCGGAATCTTCTGAATCGGCCAGAACGACTTGGGGAGCGGCTGCGGTTGTCACGGAACTGGAGTGCGGCGACTGTGTCGGAGAGGCGGTTAATGTCCGCGCGCATAGACGAAAGCTCCTCGGCGAATGTAGACGGGGCCGTTGAAACCGGTGGCTGGCAGCGGGGGTTGGGAAGGCGACAGGACTCGGAAACGGCTGCAATGGGAGTGCTCTGGCTTGCTACTTCCGTCACCTTGTCAGCCAGTTGTGCGAGCTGGGCCAGAGGTAAGGCAGTGGCCGTAGCGAGGACCACTTGCACTGAGGATGGGAGCCTCGACAGAAACAGTTCGCGAAGCAGATCGTCGTCAAGAGAAGCAGCTCTGTCGGCCAATAGGACTTGCATGACGCGGAGTAGCTGGGAGGGTCTTCGGTCCCCCAGTTCTTCGGAGTGCAAAAGCTGTTGGAGGCGCGTTCGCTCAGAAATGGTGGTGCGCTGGAGGATTGAGCTCTTCAGATGGTCGTAGGGATTCTGTGCCGGAGGGTTGGCAATGATGTCGGCGACATCCATGGCGATCTCGGGGGGAAGGGAGGCGAGGAGATGACGGTACCTGGTTATCTGGGATGTTATACCAGCAATGAGAAATTGTGCCTCGACTTGCTGGAACCAGATGAACGGGCTGCGAGACCAAAACGGTGGTAAGCGTATGCCGACATGAGCCACGCCCGGTTGAAGAGGGGTTGTAGCCGGGGTCTGTGGGGAAGGCTCGTCTCCAAAGTGCATTGTTGAAGGGCGAAGctacgttcgggtcaccagaatTGTGGGAGCCAAAAGAACGCAAGCTACCACAACGAATGCCGGAAGGAAACTGATTTATTTCGTGGCATGAGCCACCGATGGAAAGCGGGGGCGTGGCGCGAGCctagtcatcgtcgtccactacAGGCCAATGAATGTGAAGCGGGcagagccaagtaattagcataaaggggtggagctacgatcaaccaatcaacgatcagtaggctcgGTGTGCGCCAATCaccgtgaagtgggcggagccaagccaactaattagcataaaggagcaaAGCAACGAttgaccaatcaatgatcagtaggcttggtGTGGATCAATCAaggtgaagtgggcggagctaatggcggccaatcagatggctttggatttggcttttGTGGGATTAAAAGTGAATTGttttggcttagaactggattttggctgagaattggattagaatacgccatcttggattagaaaaaagtggttcTTATAGAGTCTGGTTCTTATGCCGTCTCTAAGTCTACTACTAGGGTCACGTGGTGAACAGGAAGAGATGGCGGTTTTGACgagagcgaccgccagagggtaCCCAGAGCGGGTACAGACCGCCAGAAGGTACACGAGGGGGTGGGGCAAAGGTCCGCTTCTGTGTGTCCGTCCTCCATGCAATGACATATTATGGCACGTTGCACACAATGGACTGGGAATATGGGGAGATCTAAAACCCCCCAGTGACTGCACTATGAAAATGGTCTGACTTGTGTCGGAAGGACAGAAGACATGCGCTATTCTATTGTACATATTCTTGGGTCTCAGGACATGAGCGTTTCAGGACTTCAAAATGATAAAATGAGAAAGCCTACGTATCAAAAAGCAGGAATATACATTCCTACTGGAAACATACATCTGGAACTGTTTGTAATCCACTAATTACagttaaaagcgctaaaagacaAGGAAGACGGAAAACAAACGACAGGCACGCCGACGTCATAGCCataccactgatctcgattgtaaaaggctggatcgcggatagggagcgcgagcggcAACCGGCCGCTATCTTATTGTACCCAAAACTCTCGCCGCAgtgatcatggcaacttcttgcaattacggtcgtaccaaccgtaccggcaaggatacagggcctgaATTtgtacaggtgagtcattctttatcaaggaatcaATAGGcatccattctgtacattttacaattatgaagtgtgttttttttttccccaaaaccagcactggaTGAAAGTTGCTTGACCgttcttccgaggttcaatcgaacacacttgcattttacccggcggcaaatacagtttgagtgcataatatgctagaGAGAACATGTTATACTACACCGGTAGCGTTGTCATCAGCATATCTTTGAATCACCTACGTGCACAAGTTCAGTGTTACGTCGTAATGAGACCAAGAGtgtcaccctttttcatgtattggtattgttttatGCCTTGGTTTGATGTGTGACAacgaatcctacgtaacggtggtgtggtgtgactaTGATACcacctttgtgtctgagctacgTTGCCAGCTTGTTGCGATACTAATAATTTGTAGCCTGTCGTGTTATTTGTAGCAgtgtttaaggcaaaagtggtcactcaatacaggtttcctccagcggcggatttaagggtttgtcatggggggggggggggggtcttaaggaaatttcgtgctttgcggcacagcatcatccacgagatagggtttttacatagggaacatgcccttaaatccgcccctggtttCCTCATGGGGGCTACCCAGAGAatcgtctgtgcagtgtgatgcgaTTGAGTTTACAGATAAGTATCGTGTTCCTCATCCACGGGTTCCTACTTCACGGGGAGGAACCatctcagtgcacgcactgtggtgagcctccctcaattttgcacattgcctttacatgtttgtttgtttgtaagggaaaaattctctttacatgttcacatcactTCAGATACTTTTATATACACATTAGGCCCCTTCACCCTGCATTATTACTTGGTGACGAAGCTAGAATTCTTTTTAGAGGAGTTTTTAaacttttaaatttttaaaagatatcgggATTGTcaaccctgttttaaactgatcTTTTAAACAATTATGCAATGCTTTTATTAAACAACATGTTTATTCTGAACTAGTTGCATcctaaccaatgttctgatgtattatgacctttgttgtcgatgcaccataaaaactggaatcatcatcatcaatacaggttccTTCGCAGCTGCctcaacatactcaagaaatggttGCAGAACCTGCGCAGTGCCCACAAACAtcgattaccacagcaccttcaaaaagtaaaagcatatgtgccatatgagatttttaaaggtattcatagtatataataccttgtattaacagTTGTGGATCTATCTCACCTCTACAGTATACACTCTCAATAATTAAAACTTGTCGGGGAACTGTGatcgtttcagttaataggcatgcacttGCACATATATATTCTATAAGatgaaaattatttcttgagaatgcacttctctggctactgatgTTTACATCTCCTCTTGATCACATTCATGCCGCtctaggtttaccttcggccccTTGGAACTCcctgtagttgccttagctgcaggaggagtgtcctccagcatgtcaactaGTTGCAAAAATATTTACGTATTTAAGAATATGACACAGTCCGAAGGATtgcaattcaggaaatttgcagtggtactgaatattttatggtgtcgaagtggcggttccttcaggatacgaatatcttagatgggagcaaaaagcttgaaattaactaAGTGTCGTTTGCATTAAGCactttgtaatacactgaacacatgcgcagcaaaacaaaaatataaaattcaTCATGTATGAGAAAATAAGAGGAGGGCAATTGCCATTCACTACTCATTCCACCCTAAAATTGGGTTcaacaaatttacatagtgtacctgtacattgtcatctctgaaatatatattgtcattgcaagAAGGTCACAAAACAGTAAACGTATTgttttccctgcacattcacTGTATCTTGAGACGCATatgtgcaagaaataaatgttgaacttgaaaacatgtatattttctttattcataaagcataacatcacttttctttacaaaagcatatcgtgttacatctttgtcacgaagaatgcacaaccaagaaagccatcttccactaaacatcacgtttgacatgattcagttggtatcatttcacagACAGGGTATACCATGGCCctaatcacaactgtttcaagctccaaatcgccCTGTTGCAGTTTGCAGACcatacatgtgtagtgcaagagtgCCCTCGCACATttaaatgtaagatgggagtcacagttaatgaaAAGTGACTCCTATGACGCTGACTttgacgctgaagaaaagtgtgctaactgcggaaagtgtcatagaggatcttcagaaatcgtgtctggtttcacggcagtgctacGACGCTGCCTTTTAGATGACGAGGacaatgattggagtttcagatgtgcacctgcttttttgcaacgtgctccacataaaaaacatgacaaagtcagcagtggatggcaggccctcgtccctaagcagctttgctcactctgcagttctattcagcaaaagcacgtgagtacgcgagaaggacattcaatttggcacaaccgcgcatgcagataatcagaacaaatgaaggaagaaacaaacagcaatgtgctgtacctcaaaaggagataagtctagtgtctcaaggaggtgttaccactttctaagtaatttgattaagcttacatcaatacctagattaactggccaAACGAGCGTGATccaattgcgtgaagtaattatttgggctgcttcggtgtttCCATATTTGCCAGGCATTAcgtcgaagacaccactgtcgttcactaGAAGACTTTTTCTGCGGTGATACTTGATATAAATCACACTAAACGTAtataaaacaacggctgtgattctacgggacgatttctttctaccatgTGAGTATATCTTGTCCGACGCCATTCTTTCTGGAACAATTTCTGTCCAGAACTCAGCATGAAAGattatacatggttgttgttaacctcacatcgtttcttattgaaatattggctgtgAAACGTGCTGTAGCACAAGCCCCAGctctgcactgcagtgacggtctaagtttcggaatacaaaacgtaacgtaattaagaatcgaaccgcaggacacccgtgaaacactgttaggatacatcagctCCCGATTGAAAATTTCATTGATGGACAACCAGAAGATTTGATGGACCATCGAAATATTCTGATGGACCATCAAATCCACTTGATGCTTCCTGGTGGACCACCAAACCGCCCTTAGTGGCACCTGAGAGACCAGCAGATCGTCCCTGTTGGTGCCTAATGCACCAGCAGACTGTCATTGGTGGTACCTAATAAACCGTCAAATTTCAGTTGGTGATGTCTAGTAGACAACTAGATTGCATCTGATGGTGCTGGTGAGCTCCTTCTGCCACTTTGCGCCGCCGCCTTGCACGTTCATCCACGTGTATAGGACTAAGTTGTTCCCAGGATTTTTAAATAGTTATACATGTTAAAAGCTCAAATATACAACTCCATGATGACATAAAATAGGTGCACTCTGTAACTCATTTGTCCTCAACCAACACACGCATTTTATCTGTGAACATATTTCATTATGCCGGACCCTTGTACCCTTACGCCATTTCCTCTTTCACGTCGGCGTTCGCCTGTTCGCAACACATGTGGTTGCAAGTTGTCAAGTTGGCTGACACGTTGCGGATGGAATATGTGAAACTCGATGTGCAAAGGTATTGATACTTTCCGGAAGGTTCTTCGGACTGAACACATTTGGTAGAGACCACCAACATGGCGacccgaatgcgtgcctctcgCCCACGAGCAAACATTGGTCTTTTAAATGCACTCTAGTTTTACAGCTTTCTTTTATGCCTTTCGATTGGTAATGCGTTAGTTTTAATGAAATCCTTATACCCTTTAATGAATCACTGGATCATTTTCTCTTAAACTGTTAAATGCTTTTATCatggtcttggcgcattatggtcaTAGTCaccgctgcgccattaaaacacgaatcatcatcatcatcatcgcccacgagcccctctctcatgagcgatccagcctttatacgtAGAAATCAGTGAGCCATACCGACACCGTGTGTCGTGTGTTTTTCGTCTTTATCGTCTTTTAGATCTTGTACTTGGAATATACATTCCTCCTTGCGAGGTGACTCTATCCTCTGGTTCTAAGGCATACTTTAGCCCACACCAAATGTTGCTTGAGAACCTAACAAGGCACCCTACCCTAAATATATACATGTGGTTTCCCTTTAGAATGGAGGAATGTCTCTTGATATTTTGACACGTTTGACCAGTTACTTTCTACCTCTCTTTGCTTCCCGGTTTGTTGATCGAGGTTCGGCCAGATAAGTGCCTTCGGACAAATAAAATTCACTGGGTCAGTTCGCGCATTTGTGTGGATCCACATTTTGTCGATTGCGTACCTTTAGATGATAAGATTACGCTGCAACAAGCGGATGGGATAGTTTTCTAATGCAACATCAGATATTGTCACAGAATTTGTGCGTGCGCGACAAGCTTCCCATGATGATTCGATAGCATCACAAACCTATTTGCATGTGCTGTGCATTTTCGTGTTGCAGCGTATGTGCAGACGAGCATGTGGACAATTGTTACATGTATGTTAGCGGGCATTATGCTGTGCATTCTTTAGCCAGCACATGCAGCAGCGTGGGCGACCCGTAGAAAACATGAGCATGCGCAAAATAGAACAATTTTTATTTCTGCGTCTGCACACGGTTCACTTTTCCAGAGTGTCACCCTCGCTATTGTATGTGCTGACTACAGAAAGCACAGTAGAATGCCGCTAACAATCACACGTAAACACTAGCGCGAAACGGCACCCTGCTACGCTCGTACAACACATTATACGGTACCGCATATATTAAGAGCCCGCGTGGTACCATCTAGAATAGGCGGCAAGATATTGTAAACAGTCCCTCTCATGTAGCGTAACATGTCTAAGAGCGTAGGCTAATAGTGGTGCGCTTTCCGGGAGGGTTTGAGCCACTATAAATGGCCATTTGCTTGTTCCTTTAGGTGTCTGTGCGAATGGGCATCCCTTCTTGAACGATAAAAATAAGGATCAATAGctgaaaaaaagacagaaatcaCACAGTTTATTTCTCTAATCATTTAGGGGGAGGGTCAGACGAGAGGATAAGCAGCATGTGTGGCGACGCCGCACATATTGTCCTTGTTCCTGGCCAGTTTGAAGTAACCCTTCACTCCCCATTCTTCGCTCCAACTGTAAAAAAAAGCACGAGAACTCCTTAGTGGCTACAGCGGGATCACGGTTACCAATCAAGTTCCAATGAGTCTAAAAACCCATCCAATGCAGAGGCCGAACGGATGGTTCACCTCCTGAACCTTGGGTTGTTTTGACTAGTTGGTACATTCAACGCTCTGCCATGACAGAATCATTCTTTCTTGCAACTGTAACCAAAATAATAGTACTTTTGTATAGAGGATATGAAAGTACAGGAATATCATTCAGCGCATCTCAGTCGACATCGATCGTGAGGCACACGTTTACAAGAGAAATGAACTATCTCCTGGACGCTGTCCCCCAcccattcctgctgtcctctccatctgtcctcatctgtacgccgctcatagccacagttgcttcgcggcgctaacacgaaagtaaaacaaaaaaaacatctCCTGGAGGAGCCCTCGTTCCCCTCCTATTCCATTTACTCTACTGTTCTTGAGCAACAAAAGCGATTAGAGAAATCGCTATCCCTACCTGAATATCATTTCCTTTACGCAACCTCAAGGTTCCATATGACCGATTCGCCACAGCCGAATTCTTTAGGTTTTCGCATTGCCACGCCACGTATCTCAGACCAACACATGCGACGTAGATAATGAGCTCTGCGTACGATGTCTCCCACGTGACAGAATAAAGATTCTTCCCACTTGTGGAGTTGTTGAAGGCCATTCAGAGACTATATTGATCAACAGTTCACGAGCCACGTCGTTTCGGCGCTGCGGTGTGAACCCACAGCCTACACCTGCCTTTCTCAGTTCCCTAGAGCGGTACCGAGCATATATGGATGAGTCCtgagcagaggtgggcaccctcgcgagggcttgtgagggtgagggctccctcaccctcacctcacggaatttgaggtgaggtgaggtgaggagcatcttttggagcaatggttgaggtgaggtgaggaaaaatcttcctagaagacgctgaggtgaggtgagggaaattttctgaaataattttgaggtgaggtgaggtgaggaaaattttctgaaaagcttgaatttttgaggtgaggtgagaaaattttttctccagaaaggctgaggtgaggtgggatgagatacattttgttaaaattttctgaggtgaggattcctttttcatgtgaggtgaggactttttt includes these proteins:
- the LOC135377301 gene encoding uncharacterized protein LOC135377301; the protein is MHFGDEPSPQTPATTPLQPGVAHVGIRLPPFWSRSPFIWFQQVEAQFLIAGITSQITRYRHLLASLPPEIAMDVADIIANPPAQNPYDHLKSSILQRTTISERTRLQQLLHSEELGDRRPSQLLRVMQVLLADRAASLDDDLLRELFLSRLPSSVQVVLATATALPLAQLAQLADKVTEVASQSTPIAAVSESCRLPNPRCQPPVSTAPSTFAEELSSMRADINRLSDTVAALQFRDNRSRSPSRSGRFRRFRRSPRRYSHRSVSPADNPPPCSYHERFGQATMRCTHPCGWSGNAPGNR